The Hypanus sabinus isolate sHypSab1 chromosome 31, sHypSab1.hap1, whole genome shotgun sequence genome window below encodes:
- the LOC132383757 gene encoding late histone H2A.2.2-like, whose amino-acid sequence MSGRGKGGAGKARSKAKSRSSRAGLQFPVGRVHRLLRKGNYAERVGAGAPVYLAAVLEYLTAEILELAGNAARDNKKTRIIPRHLQLAVRNDEELNKLLGGVTIAQGGVLPNIQAVLLPKKTGAAKSSLLSPASDVNFVNFAAAVQCHT is encoded by the exons ATGTCTGGACGTGGAAAAGGCGGCGCTGGCAAAGCTCGGTCCAAGGCCAAATCTCGCTCGTCTCGGGCTGGACTGCAGTTCCCGGTCGGCCGGGTTCACAGACTCCTGAGAAAGGGTAACTATGCTGAGCGGGTGGGTGCCGGAGCCCCGGTCTAtctggctgctgtgctcgagTATCTGACGGCCGAAATCCTCGAATTGGCCGGCAACGCGGCCCGGGACAATAAGAAGACCCGCATCATCCCCCGGCACCTGCAGCTGGCCGTCCGCAACGACGAGGAGCTGAACAAGCTGCTGGGAGGGGTGACTATCGCTCAGGGCGGTGTGTTACCCAACATCCAGGCCGTCCTGTTGCCCAAGAAAACCGGCGCTGCCA aatcaagtttattatcaccggcatctgacgtgaattttgttaacttcgcagcagcagttcaatgtcatACATAA
- the LOC132383792 gene encoding histone H2B 1/2-like, whose amino-acid sequence MPDAPKPAPKKGAKKALSKPASKSGKKRKRTRKETYAIYIYKVMKQVHPDTGISSKAMGIMNSFVNDIFERIAGEASRLAHYNKRSTISSREIQTAVRLLLPGELAKHAVSEGTKAVTKYTSSK is encoded by the coding sequence ATGCCTGATGCACCGAAACCCGCTCCCAAGAAGGGCGCCAAGAAAGCTCTGTCCAAACCGGCGAGCAAGTCTGGCAAGAAGCGCAAGAGGACGAGGAAGGAGACTTACGCCATCTACATCtacaaagtgatgaagcaggttcaccccgacaccggcatctcctccaaggccatgGGCATCATGAATTCATTCGTGAACGATATTTTCGAGCGCATCGCGGGTGAGGCTTCCCGCCTGGCCCATTACAACAagcggtccaccatcagctcccgggagatccagaccgccgtgcgcttgctgctgcccggggagctggccaagcacgccgtgtccgaagggacaaaggcggtgaccaagtacaccagctccaaGTGA